A genomic stretch from Dyella sp. M7H15-1 includes:
- a CDS encoding choice-of-anchor tandem repeat GloVer-containing protein, whose protein sequence is MFKLRLKLDGTFMMTGMYYFGNSGSFDGVHPQAGLIEGANSNFYGTTSSCGAYGMGTVFRVTLQPGGTGPIKETVLHSFGRAL, encoded by the coding sequence GTGTTCAAGTTGAGACTAAAGCTCGACGGCACCTTCATGATGACGGGGATGTATTACTTTGGCAATTCGGGCAGCTTCGACGGCGTTCATCCGCAGGCCGGCTTGATCGAGGGGGCGAACAGCAATTTCTATGGCACGACTTCCAGCTGCGGGGCCTATGGCATGGGAACGGTGTTCAGGGTGACACTACAACCCGGCGGCACCGGCCCTATCAAGGAGACGGTGCTGCATTCCTTTGGGCGGGCTTTGTAA